The genomic segment ggaaAGATGCAGACACAGATAAGTCCAAAAGCAATTACTGGattgaagaaataaaaactaacaaaaaccaacaactaCTAATCAGCAATCCTACTTTCATTGCTGATTATTAAGGTAGTAAAGAAGAtgcatgtattcattcattcatcatgaaAACAAGTTCTACAAGGTAACAAGATAATTCGCACTTTCAACTTCAAAATCTTTTTGTATCCTCCTATGTTCTCCCATTGATTCACAGTGTCAACTTTAATACGTGTTTTGGTGTCAAAGAAGTGAagcacattgtgtgtgtgtgtgtgtgtgtgtgtgtgtgtgtgtgtgtgtgtgtgtgtgtgtgtgtgtgtgtgtgtgtgtgtgtgtgtgtgtgtgcgcgtgtgttgaAAAAACCTTATACAGAATTAAATATACattccttctctccttcatACCAGTTTCCTGCAGCGAAATACTATTGTGGTAACTGGGGAGGCTGGCTACATCTTTGAGTCAGACAACGCCACCTCCTGAGACTGGGCAGGAGGACCCACAAAACTTTTCCAAGTGTGGCGTGGCTGACACTATATCTTCCCCGCTGAGGGACAATTGATAAGAGGCAGGTATATATAGCTGTATTCAAAATTTATTGCTGCCCCTCAGACATAgcataaaacagttaaaaaaacatttccattaaAACATTGTAATAAAAGGCTGGTGGATTCTCCTCGGTCTAGGAAGGTCGGTCCCGCAGATGCAAGACCACCGCTACGGAGGcccctggtgagacaaaggtaaaaacacaggcCCAATACCAACACAAACATGCAATAATAAAACTCCACACTTAAAATCTAATgaaaactataaaatatcacaccgtgttaaaattgttaaaagtaCACACCGAGGTCGTATCTCACTAGTGCAATCCCCCTATAAGGTGCAGGCATCCGCGTAGGTCCGGCCTTGTACAACGAGTATCCTATGTCAAAGACACAGAGGGGAGAACCACCAGCACCCCTTAAAAAAGGATAAAATTCAGGAGggcaacacagaaaaagaaattaaaagtacAAATTTTCCTATAAAAAGTGGCCGGCCCGGTCCCTTTAAGAAGAACCATGTTAGAAGTCAGCctcattaaaacaatttaacacAAGCAACTGAACGTAACTAAAAGGTGTGGGCCTACTTTTTGATCTCAGCTGTCCCACCGCATATTTGGACAGGAAAAATTGTGGTTCACGTTCTGTCTaccaaacaaaccagcaattTGACCAACATATCCCAATGCCTATccataaaatattcaataaaaacgTGTATTTTTAGTCATTTACCCGTACAGCCTGGCAGCTCAGGTCTCAGTGAAGTAAATCATTGAGAGGTCGCATTGCTGAAATGTGTGTCCTCCAAGCAATGACAATTATCCTGATAAAATGAAATGGATAGGCATTTAGAAGATCAAATGGCAGTGAGTAACATTCTACCATGAAGTACCTGCAGAAAAGTGAGCGCAGCTCCCACAACCAGCGAACTGAAAACCTCATGGAGAGTCATCCTACCGTCAAACCTTTATCACCTCCTACTTGGACCCAAAGCTGTGTTGTCTGCCTGCCGGTGTAGGTTCCCAcactatgaaaataaaatcaccgATGCTCTGTTAAGGAGAAGATTCTGAAATCCACTCCACTCCTACATCGAAGGCATCTGAGACTGGGATTTTCATCTGTTTAATGTACTCAGAAAAATATAGATTGTGTTTGTCATGCTGCCCATTTACttaaaaagattttgaaaatCCCGAGATAGGGACACTGTTTTCATCAAGACATTAAGCCAGTATTCAACATGAGTTAGCCTGTGGCACTCATTACCCGTGTGGTCAGACTGTAAGGCGATGCATGACATTCAGTAAGAAAAGGTAGCAAGATGAAGATGGTGAGAATTGATCTGTGTCACATGAACAGGTAGCACAAAAATTaagtttgaattaaaattaaaaacacattagatTCACCACCATTTTTGCATTTTAGGGAAATTCTACCAGTGTTACTACCGAATTTAACACTTTAGACTCTAAATTTGGTGAAGGGCCTATCGTCATTTTCTCCAACGTTTAGTTTTTATAATTAATGATTTTTGGACTACAGATGACTGTAAAAAGAACAATATTTCATGAATAATTTATGTCAAGTTAGTCTTGAATATTCCGGTACTAATTTGGTCCGTTCTTCCTAGTTTAGGCAAATTCAGGTGGTATAATTTTGTGTATTACGTTGTAAAGACAGGTTTTATCATTTaatatcacagaaaaaaacctGAAGGGAAATAGAATTAGAGGAAAACATAAAATGGATGAATGTGACAATATCCTAAAAATGTTACATTGTAAAAGGATAAACGTGACCACTGTACGGTACGTAGCTGAACTAACAGGATGAACGTGACCACTGTACGGTACGTAGCTGAACTAACAGGATGAACGTGACCACTGTACGGTACGTAGCTGAACTAACAGGATGAACGTGACGTAAGACGCGCTTTAGCATTGCGCGTGCGCACGACGCTGctaaggaagaaaggaaaatgtCGTTGACGAGGTGAGATCAATAATAAAGCCTTATAAGTTGTAAATCATGTCAGTTGTATCAAAAGTCGActctattttgtgttttattttctatgcgttacattttttttatattcctaCTGGTATTTTACGATCTTTGTGTAATGTTTTTCCTATTCTGATCGATGCTAATGCTTGCAGCTAACGTTCCTGTActttagctagcgttagctagtTCAGCAGCACGCAGCATTGGCTTCAACACATGTGTAACGCTGTTAACCATCGGGGTGACGGTTACAGTTACTAATTTCATCCCGAAAATTAAGCAATATATACAGCCCGACTACTTTATGGGTAGTTGTTCTAATCTATACTTTGTGATCCTGCCTGCTAACGGTAGCGAGGCTTAGCTGTTTAGCTAAAGTCACCAAAACCCgtattgttttgtgttcagCTTTTTACCAGCACCGACACAGCTGTCCCAGGACCAGCTAGAGGCAGAAGAGAGCATCAGGGTCCAAAAGTCCTACTCCACCGCCCTGGTTTCTTCCCGCAGAGAGCCCCCACCTTATGGACACAGAAAAGGCTGGGTGCCTCGCACCTTGGAGGTGAAGCTTTTTTGCCTGAAGTCGGTCTTTATTAGGAttataaacattataaacatCGAAAGTTCCACCTTGCGATTGTTACCATAAAATCTGTTTCATTGCAGGACTTTGGAGATGGAGGAGCTTTCCCAGAGATCCATGTGGCCCAGTTTCCTCTGGAGATgggcagaaagaagaaaacatctaaTGCTTTGGCTGTGCAGGTGGATGCAGAAGGAAAGATCAAATATGATGCCATTGCAAGACAAGGACAAAACAAGGATAAGGTatactcttcttcttctacttttcctttcggcttttcccttcaggggtcaccacagcgaatcagttgcctcaatccaaccctgtcttctgcatcctcttctttcacaccagGATAAGGTATACTGTACTGGCAAATAACCAGCAGTCACTAATGATATttcaatattcatttaaaaatgcatgcgTGAGTATCTTTGAAGCTTACCTGAAATGAAAATAGTTGTTCACATTAACAATATTGTAATTTTTAGTGTACACTAATTTTGATAAGTCTCTTGACTATGTTGGTGAATTATTATGTTAtgattattatattatgttatccCAAACCTatttgggataggataggatggcgACTCCTCTCTTTCCCGCTAGAGcggttctttcatgttttttttactgcctgtgggtctgagaggactgtaatttcatcgtgcatatatggtacatttgacaataaagttgaccaTGATTTTGACAAAATCTGTTACACTATGTCTACTGTACACAAACATCATATTATATTACACATTACCGTAGTAATTGATAaccatttcttattttttaattgctACAGGTGGTTTTCAGTAAGTACACAGACCTTCTTCCAAAAGAAGTTCTCAATGAAGACGCTCCTAAACTTAGGCGGCCTGATGAGGAGACTGTAAAAGAGGTGAGCTAttttatacatgtatgtatggaAAGTCCAAAAGTAATGGATCGATTTTATAGATGAATATATTTGACCTATTTGAGTAGTGaaatatctgtgtttgtgtcaattATAGCATGAATTGTAAATAGAAATCTATGACATAAACAATTAGATTCACTGTGATaagtaaatacaattttatttaagttttttgttttgctgactGTGAAATATgttaacataaataaattatcCTCTGTAGCTGACAGAGAAGACTCGTGCGGCCTTGGACAAGCAAGTTTCTCAGAAGATTGCTGCCGCCATGCCTGTTAGAGCTGCAGACAAACAAGCCCCTGCCCAATACATCAGGTATATATTAAAGTTATGATAAGTTCAAAATCATTTTGGCTCAACAGTATTTCACCATTCTTAAAATAAGGTAGTTATAAAAAAGGTCCCCAGTTATGACAATGTGATGGACCATgtctatatttattcattcaaaatttgtcttcatctcttatattttatatgttgtggatgaacataaatgttttatgcatgCTGACAAATCTTCCTTTTTGTCCCCCTGAGATACACACCATCGCAGCAGGGAGTGGCTTTTAATTCAGGGGCCAAACAGCGGGTGATCCGTATGGTAGAAATGCAGAAAGATCCGATGGAACCTCCACGTTTCAAGTAAGTGAACATATGTCCAGCATCATAGCTTTAAGCATATGTGTAGATGTTTTTGTAGCTTTATATTAGGCTGGATATTTAATGTAGTTATTCTAAATAAGTATTGGGGCTGTTTTGGTCTCAataaacttttacatttttccttGATACCacttatcatttatttcattacagtAACTTATTTGTGAAGATTGTCTTTTTATAGTGTATTTTGACCTAATGAAAACCTAAGAGATCTAAGAGAGAACTAAAACCCAAAAAGCAGAAGGAGTCGAAAGTagcatgaaaaaaattaaacccaATGCTAAGATTTTGGTGGTACAGTGCATAtccgcgcatcaacgctcacgacttcacctcatcgcggatttttggtaggcagtcacatgataccatacgcacattctattggctgatagcaTCTGGAATTGCACtagttccgtgagtctcggacttccgtgagacacaaaagtgctttaaacagccgATAAGAATGTGGGataaggtaatatagatagaaagtggtttaataccagtatggggagggctcataaacgtttaaattaccgtaaataataagataaatagtttgtcgctctatcaaggaatttgttaatcgcgtgtggttcctggaacgcattaaccacgagtaacaaggGCGTACTGTACTCCTTTTGATTAAAtggtaataatttattactgtGGAAAATCTTTAAACCTGCGTCATGTCAACCCTCAGCATGATGAAATGAATTGATGGATTTTATCGTGTGTTTTAGGATCAACAAGAAGATTCCTCGAGGCCCTCCATCTCCCCCCGCCCCTGTCATGCATTCCCCAAGCAGAAAGGTACTACTTTCTGAAGTGttcaaaacattcttttttttagtaCTTTCTTTCTGTGTTGATGAATCTAAATGAGATTGCTTGAAGTTTTCCTGTGTGTTGTAGATGACAGTCAAGGAGCAGCAGGAGTGGAAGATTCCTCCATGCATTTCTAACTGGAAAAACGCCAAGGTAACAGAACAACAGCAGTAATTggaacattttttatgtatCTGTTAGTGTCAGGCTTGTGAATGTGTCATGTAGAGTTGTGAATTGTTTTCAATACAAGGCATGAATATTTTTAGATTCTTAGGACACCACATCTTGTTAtggtaatttcatttttttcccatcctaccttttcctcctcttcccattTAACCTTGtcaatgtgtttaaaatgtttcaggGCTACACCATTCCTCTGGACAAACGTCTGGCTGCTGATGGTAGGGGGCTACAAACAGTTCACATCAATGAAAACTTTGCAAAGCTGGCCGAGGCACTCTACATTGCTGATCGAAAGGTGCGCTTCCATTTTCTTATTTGATTGTGTGGATcagatttatttctttaaataggTCCTTTCTTACAATCCATATTTAAACACATTACATACTGAAGTGCTGATTCTTTCTTCAGGCCAGAGAGGCAGTGGAGATGAGAGCTCAGGTAGAGAAGAAAATGGCccagaaggagaaagaaaagaaggaggagaaactCAGGGAGCTGGCTCAAATGGCTCGAGACCGCAGGGCAGGGATCAAAAGTTATGGGGACAAAGGTGAGTCCTGAAGATGAGGACTATTTTGTatgcatttgtgtttctttgtcagTACTGTTGCTATGTCCAAATATCAAACATGAGTGCTATAAATGACCGATTTTTTCACCTGCCAGGGTTGACGACCAGTAAGCCATGAAATAATGTGTCTGCTTCCCTTCTGAAATTACACATTTTTCAGAAGGAAACTCCAGTACTGTAACtgatgggtttttgtttttgttttgtttttttcagttttgatgCATCAAAATGAATCAGAATGGGAAATTATCAAGTGTCATGTTTGCTAGGAATCCAACATCTGTCAGTTGTGTTTTTCGAAACGAGCTGACTGACCACTAACTGGGAGACTAAATGGCCTCCCATTTTTTCCATTACGATACAGTCTGATTTTTCCCATTATCTCTGACATCTGCTCCTCTACACCTCCAATTCCAAATTTGCTCATCTctgcctttctttcctcaaaTACTGTCCCTCTCTATCCCCATGTGTCTTCCACCTTTGCACTTCCACTGTACCATGTGTGTCTCAAATTCCTTAtgggtatttttgttttgttttttgtttttaatgtatcaCGTTTTTTGCTCTGTTTCCATCTAACCCCACTCGTCTACCGTGATAGGTGGCGAGGACGGCGAGGCCAGAGAGCGTGATGAGATCCGCCATgacagaaggaaagagagacagCACGATAGGAATATTTCCAGGGCCGCTCCTGATAAGAGGTGCGCTTTGAACATTCCGCATGTGAACTCCCTGTCTTTTATTTCagtatacacaaacacaaatgcacatcTCGCTGCTGAATCATTTATGGGGCCGGCATTAATACTCAACAAACACAGCAGGATCCAGCAGATTACTGTGGCAGCAGTCCTTACAGTTATTCCCATACTGTTTGTACATATGAGATGTGggatcagtttgtgtgtgtgcgcacaccaTCAGGTTGGCAGTTGTTGGAACTGTGAGTGTCTGGAGGAAAGAAATCGAAATGCAGATTTGAGCTCATTACAATCTCAATTTTAACTGTCAGTAAGCCAAAACCATCGTATCGCAAAATTGCCTTTCATCCAACTTTTAATTTGCTGCATGCTGATGGACAGTCGGGACGTAAAAGTCTCAAAGCATTTAAGAAAAAGATTTGGAAAAGTAAAATTTTAGTAGTTACCGTATGTTTTATCTATgagcatgcaaaaaaaaatcttcagtaTTTTTGTATATTGTGTAAAATGCTGCTCCTGCCTCTGAAAATATTTAGATGTGTCAGCACTTTAACCATGTTAACAGCACTGTCCTAGTCATGGAATTGCCCCTAGCAAGCTTTATGCAGTTGcgttttcttgtcttttttgtcattcatttttgcTGTTAAATCTTTCTCCAAATCAGGTCAAAGCTGCAGAGAGACCAGGACAGAGACATCAGTGAGCTCATTGCTCTGGGAGTGCCCAACCCTCGCTCTGCCAGTGAAGCCCAGTATGACCAGAGGCTCTTCAATCAAAGCAAGGTTAGAGTGTAGCGCACAGGACTGCATCGGTAGACGCTGAAATGATTTGTATTGATAAAAGATTTGTCAACATTTAGTGAGATTTTCATTCCCTGCTTTgttgacataaaatattttcaaaattctgttctgtttccagGGTATGGATAGTGGTtttgctggtggtgaggatgagaCATATAACGTGTACAGCCAACCGTTCCGTGTTGGCAGGGACATGGCTTCCAACATCTACCGGCCTAGTAAGAATATTGACAAGGACGCCTACGCAGATGACTTTGACACAATTGTGAAAGACAACAGGTACTGGCGATTTTGTCTTTAATTGTTTTGAACTCATTTGACTTCCTAAGAATTTATGTGATAAAATCcctgaacacattttaaatgagtGCCAGTTTGTAGGATCAAGTCACTAGTAGCTCTTTCAGTGAGCCATGTAAAACAATTCTAcacattgcaaaaaaaatagcagtgagCAAAGGATTAGGTTCTTAAGAGCAAAGGGTTTGCAAATGAGTAATGTCAAGTTTAAGTTAATTTGTCCTTAACAGATGCTACTGATGATTTCAAAAATGTGCATCATAAGCAATCTCGTCCATATGTGCATACATAAAGAGTTGAATGCCACAAGTTTAtttgtttcagttttgttttgtttttcttctgcatgGATTTGATTGCATTAgctaaacaaggcagtcagagacacaacatcacatttttgtgccgctggcttcctgaaaatgttgctttttgttttgtgattatatcttaTCAGGTTTCAGAGTTGtgcacctaaaaaggtataaaagtgaaaatttgaccttgacttagtttttcaAGCTCAAGGTTGTGAtataattttcatccccttgcctccctgaatataacataccttttgttttgtctttctatcttatccagttcctgagatatgtgcgaaaaaatgtacaaaagttgaaatttgaccttgacctagttttctcaaggtcagggtcatcatctcgttttcatcccctttgccgcctgagtaatgtgctttttctttcatctttctatcttcaacggctgtgaagatatttgttggacggacgaacacacaaacactgacaattacaatatatcaccgctTTGCAGGATGTAATGATTGCCTAGATTGTTTGAACTGTGATGGTTATAAAACATCGCCGCGATTAAATAGGTCTTTTCTGAATAATGATCTTTTTGTCTGTTACTGTTCTCCCTCAGGTTTGTTCCAGACAAAGAGTTCTCAGGTGCCGATCATGGACAGAGGAGGGAAGGGCCAGTGCAGTTTGAGGAGGATCCCTTCGGTCTGGACAAGTTCTTGGAGGAGGCCAAGCAGCACGGAGGCTCCAAGAGGCCTTCAACCAGCAGCCGCTCAAAGGACGACTATCATGATAAGAAGCGCAGGAAGGAGTGAGAGCAACTGGCCACAGAGTCTGTGTGGGCCAGCTTCAAGACAGGGCGGAAGGGGAAGTAGTGTGTGTCCTGTCAGTGGTGGGACAGTTTTTTGTAATATACTCAAGTCTTTCATCGATGATATATCAATATTTTACTTTCAGTGTTTGAGAACATGAAAGCTTGTGAAAGATagtctgcttttctttttcacatttttattaatttactcTGATCTACTCAGAACGTGTTGAGCATATGGCTTACTGATCTACGACATGAGTAAACGTTACATTTAACACATGGAGCAAAGCTGAGTGTCAGATAGAAATCTGTAAAACTACGAAGGGAGAAAAGATCATTTCAGACATGGGAGGTAAAATTTCTAGATAATTTGGCCCCTGAAtcatacagaattttttttatgtttagcCCCAATCGTACAGACCCTATTCATGTGTACATTTGTCCACTagccctttttattttttgggcgctgtgttttatttaaaaccaaTTTGTATTTGTGATCAAAGCCTGTATTTGATGGCAGATATGTACAGCAGTGTAAACAGTTAAATGTCAAGCAGAACCGCTTTATAATTCCTGTTCATTACTACCAATGGAATAAATTTTGCATAGTGTGTAAACGGTATCCCATTTGGGCTTTCTGAGGTTTTTGTGgtactgtatttacaaatgCTGATGTGATGCACATTGTTTCTCcttgccttcttcttcttccaggtCAGAACTGCATAATCTCAACTTTTACaacgttttttttatttgcattcacGTAATCATTCTTTTCACATAGATAATTAACTGCCTAAAAATGTATAGCATTTAGAAGGGCCTTTATGACAGTATGTGTAATAACAATAGTTTTCCCAGAAATGGGCTCTGCATTTCTGCAATGAGTAGAACAAAACTGAGTCTATCAATTACAACTCATTATGAATTATGAAGTCTGGCAGTTTTATTTGCCTGGGATTTAGAAAGTAATCAGAATCTCAGCTCAGCAGTCTCACAAATCTCTGTTGAGTCTGTCACCTCTCACTCAAGCTTCAACAGGACCCAGACACTTGCTGCTAGTACATGATTCATGTTGTCTACATTTGGTGTTAATAGTTACATCACCCTTTGTTGCAGCATTCCGGGCTTCTATGCTGTGTTTTGTGGCTAGTCCTTTATTGATAGCAAGACAAGCAACCAGAACCATCTAATCTAAACACGTGAAATCCCCACTGTTATACAGGAAAGTGTCTGACAGTTGATTTAACACCAACTCATGAAGATGCTCAAAAGTCAGCTCATTCTTTCCAAACATGAGGGAATGGTATCTTTGTCTTCCTTTGCATCCGAGGAAACTGATCAAACAACAAATCATGACTCCATGG from the Antennarius striatus isolate MH-2024 chromosome 19, ASM4005453v1, whole genome shotgun sequence genome contains:
- the snw1 gene encoding SNW domain-containing protein 1, coding for MSLTSFLPAPTQLSQDQLEAEESIRVQKSYSTALVSSRREPPPYGHRKGWVPRTLEDFGDGGAFPEIHVAQFPLEMGRKKKTSNALAVQVDAEGKIKYDAIARQGQNKDKVVFSKYTDLLPKEVLNEDAPKLRRPDEETVKELTEKTRAALDKQVSQKIAAAMPVRAADKQAPAQYIRYTPSQQGVAFNSGAKQRVIRMVEMQKDPMEPPRFKINKKIPRGPPSPPAPVMHSPSRKMTVKEQQEWKIPPCISNWKNAKGYTIPLDKRLAADGRGLQTVHINENFAKLAEALYIADRKAREAVEMRAQVEKKMAQKEKEKKEEKLRELAQMARDRRAGIKSYGDKGGEDGEARERDEIRHDRRKERQHDRNISRAAPDKRSKLQRDQDRDISELIALGVPNPRSASEAQYDQRLFNQSKGMDSGFAGGEDETYNVYSQPFRVGRDMASNIYRPSKNIDKDAYADDFDTIVKDNRFVPDKEFSGADHGQRREGPVQFEEDPFGLDKFLEEAKQHGGSKRPSTSSRSKDDYHDKKRRKE